TGCGGTTGGGCAAACCATCGGCGGGGCCGAAGCCGACCTTGGTGGCCAGCACCCAATCCTGGCGATTGCGCGCAATGGCTTCGCCGACGATCTCTTCGGAGCGCCCGCCGGTGTAGACGTCGGCGGTGTCGATAAAATTGATACCCTGGTCCCAGGCCTTGTCGATGATACGCAGCGAGTCTTCGGTGCTGGTTTGTTCGCCAAACATCATGGTGCCGAGCGTCAGTGCGCTGACCTTCAACCCGGACTGGCCCAATGTGCGGTAAATCATGCAAAGCTCCTCATGGCAGGCAAATGTGAGTCATGCAATACCAGACCCGACGGCTCTGGAACAAGCCCTGGGTGCATTTCTTCATCCGCGCAGCAATGTCTGGCAGCGTGCCTGTAAAAAGCGATGCAGCACTTTCACCCGCTCCGACACTTGCAGGCGGTGAGGGCACATCAGGTTGAACGGCGTGGGTTCGCCTTGCCAGTCGGGAAGCAACTGCACCAGCCGCCCGGCCTGGATGTCCCGGGCCACATCCAGGTTGGCTTTATAGACAATGCCATGGCCGGCCAGCGCCCAGCGCCGAACGATTTCGCCGTCATCGCTGAGGTAGTCACCGCTGACTTCGACCTCCTGCAGCAGTGTGCCCTGGCGGAAATACCAGGTGCTATTGGCCTGCCCGCGGCGCATGTAGCGCAGCGTACTGTGCTGCGCCAAATCTGCAGGTACCTGCGGTGCGCCGTAGCGCGCCAGGTAGTCGGGGCTGGCGCAGACGATGCGCTGGTGGCCGGGCACCACCGGCAGCGCCACCAGGCTGGAATCCCTCGGCACGCCAAAGCGCAGGGCGATGTCGACGGTGTCGCGAAACAAATCGGCATTGCTGTCGTTGAGTAACAATTGCAGGCGGATGTTCGGGTGCTCGAGCTTGAACTCATCCAACCAGCCCAGCAGCACATTGCGGCCAAAGTCCGAGGGAGCGGCCAATTGCAATAAACCACTGAGGCTTTGGCCTTGTTGCTTGATGGCATGTTCGCCTTCGGACAGGGCTTCCAGCGCCACTCGCACGCTGTCCAGATAACGCCGGCCTTCTTCGGTCAGGCGCATGCTGCGGGTGGAGCGAGCAAGCAGGCGGATGCCGAGCCGGGTTTCAAGGCGCTTGAGGGCGATACTGGCTGCTGCTGGGGTAAGGCCGAGGCCACGGGCGGCGGCCGTCAGGCTACCGGTGTCGGCGCTGCGTACAAAGACTTCAAGGTCGAGAATCGAGCCCATTGATAAAAATCCTTTAAAGATCTTGTCGTTTTACCCGGATTTTTCGCCGATTGCCAAGCTGGGAAGATGAAGGCTCACTTTCTTGTCCAGGTAGTTTCCTCATGATTTCTTCTCTGAGCGGTAAAACCGTCATCGTTATTGGCGGCAGCAGCGGTATCGGTGCCGCCGTAGCCCAGGCGGCCATCGCTCGCGGCGCGCACGTGGTGCTGGCCGGGCGTCGCTTGACCTCCGGCATCGAGAACGGCGTACGCAGCGAACCGGTAGACGTCACCGATAGCGCGTCGTTGCAGCGATTGTTCGAAACGGTGGGGCACTTTGACCACCTGGTCTACACCTCGGGCTCTTCGGTGCGGGCCAAGCCCCTGATCGAAACCGACCTTGGCGAAGCCCAGGACAACTTCAATGTGAAACTCTGGGGCGCGCTGCGTGCGATTCAACAAGCGCTGCCGTTCCTGAATGAACACGGCAGCATCACCCTGACTTCCGGTCAGTTGGGGCGCAAGCTGGCAGGGGGGCAGTTCATCAAGACCGGCATCAACGCTGCGACCGAGGCATTGGGCAAGCAACTGGCCAAGGAACTGGCGCCACGTCGGGTCAATGTTATCAGCCCGGGCGTGATTGACACCCCGGCCTATGCCGGGTTGGCGCAAGAGCAGCGCGTGGCGATGTTTGCCAACGCGGGCGGGGCATTGCCGGTTGGCCGGGTAGGGCAGGCTGAAGACGTGGCGGCGGGGTATGTGCTGGCCATGGAGAACAGCTTTATAACGGGAAGCATCATCGATATCGACGGCGGCGGACAACTGTAACCGCCCACCGCCGGTGCCCTTTGGTTAATGACGGGCCTTGTCCAGTGTAAACGTCCCTATGGCAGTAAACTCAGGCCCGTCATTTCTTCGAAAGGAACAGGCAAACTCACCCGAGCCATGCTCGTCAGTGACTTCTTCGTTCAGTTTCAGCACCCCAGCATGGGCTGTCACCGTCCCATAGCTGTCGAGTCGTTGAAACTGAACGCGGACGTCATTGTTGCCGGCCAGGTCATGGATCAATCCCTTCGCGTCGTTATAGACCACGATGGCAAAAATATTCCGAGTCCGCGGCAAGCCGTCATCGTAATAGTCGCCCATGAAGATTCGGCGATCCGGGCGGTGGCCCCCGAAGTCGGAGCTATCAATCCGCAGGTCGGTTTTGAAAGAGTAAGAACCCGGTAGTGGTCCCCCCTCGAAGGTCAGGTTCAGTTCGCCTTTTGCCGGATACTGGGCGCTGTGAACCATTGACACGCCTGTCAGGTCGACATCACCTTTTGTCAGCGTTATCTGTTTATCGCTACCAAACTGCGCTTTACCCGAGAAAGACGCCTGCATCCGTTCACCGTCGAATGACACTGTTATCTCCCCGGCAGTTGCCCAATAGGGAGAAATACCCGAGTTTTCATGCGCAGAAAAGAGCAACCTGGCGCGCCCATCGGCAAAGCTATAGCTGTGTTGGGTCCCGTCACTCGGTAGCTCAGCGGGAAGATAAATATCAATGCCATAAAAATGGTTGGGCTCTGGCGAGAGCCGTTTTGTCGCCACCAAATGCCATATTCCATTTGGCTCCTGGTACATATCCATTTTATCCGCGTCACCCTGGAAGGTCAGGTTGTGCGCGCCTGCTACTGTGACTGCTAACGTACCTTGAGTGCCCTGTGCCGTTTTACTGATCATCTCGATAGCCCTTCAAGAAGTGAAATGAATTCACCAAGAAGGCTAAACGCGATCCAGGAATTTGAATACTGTCAAAAGTGACAGGTATAAAAGGCAAGCCTTTAATTCCATTCAAGGCACCGTGTGCCGACGCAAACACCCTCACGCCTTCCAAGAGCATCTGCGCCGTCCCGTGGAGGTTAAACCTTGAGCGTACGCGTCATCCTCAAAGCCAGCACACTCCCACCCACAATCACCGCCGCCAGCAGGTACAACGCCACATCCGTGGACCCAGTGGCATCCTTCACAAACCCCACGATATACGGGCTGAGAAACCCCGCCATCTGCCCCATGGAGTTGATCAACGCCAAGCCACCCGCTGCGGCACCGGCACTGAGCATGGCCGTGGGCACCGGCCAGAACATTGGCAGGCCGGTCAGGGCGCCCATGGTGGCGATGGTCAAGCCAAGGATGGCGATGGCCGGGGTGGTGGCGAAGTTAACCGCAATCACCAGGCCGATGGCGCCCATCAGCATCGGCACTACCAAGTGCCAGCGACGTTCCTTGCGCAAGTCGGCGGAGCGGCCCACCAGCAACATGAACACCGCCGCCAGCAGATACGGGATCGCGCTGAGCCAGCCAATCACCAGGTTGTCGCTGAAGCCCAGGTTCTTGATGATCGACGGTAACCAGAAGTTGATGGCGTACACGCCGCTCTGGATGCAGAAGTAGATCAGGCCGAACGCCCAGATCGCCGGGTTCTTGAAGACTTCAGCCAGCGAATCGCTGGTGGTTGCGGGCTTGTTCGCCAGGTCCGTGGCCTGGTCGGCTTCCAACACTGCGCGTTCATGGGGCTTGAGCCACTTGGCATGGGCGAAGCTGTCACTGAGCAGGAAGTAGGCGAGGGCACCGAGGATCACAGTCGGGATGCCTTGCAGCAGGAACATCCACTGCCAGCCGGCCAACCCGCCTTGGCCGGCGGCGAAGTGGTTGAGAATCCAGCCGGAAAACGGGCTGCCGAGCAAGCCGGACACCGGAATGGCCGACATGAACAGCGCCATGATCCGCCCACGGCGGAAGGTCGGAAACCACTGTGAAAGGTACAACACCACCCCTGGAAAGAAGCCGGCTTCAGCGGCACCGGTAAACAGGCGCAAAGTGTAGAAATGCGTGGGCGTAGTCACGAACAGCAAACACGTGGAGAGCGTGCCCCACACGATCATCATCAACGCGATCCAGCGCCGTGGGCCGAACCGGGTCAGCGCCAGGTTACTCGGCACGCCGCACAGCACGTAGCCGATAAAGAAAATCCCGGCGCCCAGGCCGTACACGGTTTCGCTGAACTTCAACGCATCGAGCATCTGCAACTTGGCAAAGCCAACGTTGACCCGGTCGAGGTAGTTGAACAGGTAGCAGATAAAGATGAAGGGGATCAGGCGCAGGGTAATGCGCTTGTAGATGGCGTTTTTATCGTCATCGCTGGCCAGTGCGGCAGTAGCGCTCTGTGACATGGGGATTCTCTCTTTATTATGATTTTTCGCGGCGCGAGGGTAACGTTGACCGCCCCAACAGTCTCAGCGACGTGATGGGCGACTGTCTTTGTGCCGGCGCACAGCGAAGCCACCTTTGCGCTGTGCCGGTGAACAACCCGTCTTTTCAGGAAATTAGCCCCATGTTCGAGTTGGATCATGACTTGGCGCAGGAGATTGTCGATCGCACCATGGCAATCCTGCCCTATAACGTCAACGTCATGGACAGCCAGGGCCTGATCCTCGGCAGCGGTGAGCCGGAGCGTATCAATACTCGTCACGAAGGGGCGCAGTTGGTCCTGGCCAATGGCCGGGTGGTGGAAATCGACGGGCAGACCGCCAAGCATCTCAAGGGCGTGCAACCGGGCATCAACCTGCCGCTTATGCACGATCAGCGGCTGATCGGCGTGCTGGGCATTACCGGCGAACCCGATGGCCTGCGCACCTATGCCGAACTGGTGCGCATGACGGCTGAAATGTTGGTCAGCCACCGCCATCAGCAAGCCGAGCAGCAATGGCGACGCCAGCGTTGTGATGATTTGCTGGCCTTGCTGCTGGCCGACAATGGCGACTCCCCCCGTCTGGTGGACGAAGCCCGGCAACTGGGCCTCAAACCGCATCTGGCGCGCACGCCATACCTGTTCGAACTGGGCCCGGGCCAATCGGCAGAAGCCTTGAGTGCCTGGCTCACCAGCCGCTATCCCGACAGTTGGTGCGTCAGCCCTGCGCAGTTCTCCCTGCTGTGGTGCCGGCCTGCCGCTGTGCAGGTCGATAATCCGCGTTTGCTGGAAAAGCTCGACGGCCTGGGTTGGACTATCCTGCGTGTTGCGGTTGGCGGGCAAGCGGATGGCTTGCCAGGGTTGCGCCGATGCTACCGCCGTGTCGGTGATCTGCTTGCCTATGGCCGCGATCTCCTGCCGCAGACACGCCTGTTGACCCTCACCCGTTATCGTCTGCCGGTCATGCTCTGGCGTCATCGCAACGACGACGCCCTGGACGAGTTGCTCAACCCCTTGCGCAAGGTGCTGGCCAAGGACAGCAACGGGCAACTGCTGGCCACCTTGCGCAGTTGGTGCGAGCACGACGGGCAAAGCCAGGCGTGTGCCGATGCCTTGGGCATCCACCGCAACAGCTTGCGTTACCGCATGGAGCGTATTGCCGAACTCAGCGGCGTCGACCCGCTGACCCTCGACGGTATGCTTACCTTATACCTGGGCGTGCAGTTGTTGCCTCAGCCTCTGGAGGCGCAGGCTTTGTAGAAATGACCAACAAACCCCACCTGCACTTGTGCATCGGACCGGCGTCATTGCCCAGGCCAACTGGCAGCATGGGCATCATAAAAACCGGAGAAAGCCCATCATGAAGATCATCATCGCCCCCGACTCGTTCAAGGACAGCCTCAGTGCCGCAGGCACGGCCCAGGCCATTGCCGAAGGGTTGGCCCAGGTCTGGCCGGATGCGCAGTTGGTCGAATGCCCAATGGCCGATGGCGGTGAGGGCACGGTGGATGCGGTACTTGCTGCGTGCAATGGCCAGTTGCGCCGGCAAACCGTGCGAGGCCCACTGGGAGACGAAGTCGAGGCACGTTGGGGCTGGTTGGCCGACAGCCATACCGCGATTATCGAGATGGCCGAGGCCAGTGGTTTGCAACTGGTCGCGCCGGGCCAGCGCGACGCGTGTTCGACGACAACATATGGCACCGGGGAGTTGATCTGCGCCGCCCTGGATGCGGGGGCGCAGCGCATTATCCTGGCGATTGGCGGCAGTGCGACCAACGATGGCGGGGCTGGTGCGATGCAGGCCCTGGGTGTGCAACTTTTTGACGCAGAAAGCCAGCCGCTGTCCCCGGGTGGGCTGGCGTTGGCGGGCCTGGCGCGTATTAGCCTTGAAACGCTCGACCCGCGTTTGGCGCAGGTGCGTTTTGAGATCGCTGCTGACGTCAATAACCCCCTGTGCGGTCCTCACGGTGCCTCAGCGATTTTCGGCCCGCAGAAAGGTGCGAGTCCCGAGCAGGTGGCCCAACTGGACGCCGCCCTTGACCATTTCGCCCACCACTGCGCCCAGGTGCTGCCCAAGGATGTGCGCGACGAACCGGGCAGTGGTGCTGCCGGTGGCCTGGGCTTCGCCGCCAAGGCATTCCTCGGTGCACAATTTCGTCCGGGCGTGGAGGTGGTCGCCGAACTGGTTGGCCTCGAACACGCCGTACGCGGCGCCGACCTGGTCATCACCGGCGAAGGCCGCTTCGACGCTCAGACCCTGCGCGGCAAGACCCCGTTCGGGGTTGCGCGCATCGCCAGCCAGCACGGCGTACCGGTCATTGTGATCGCAGGCACCTTGGGCGACGGTTACGAGCAGATGTATGCCCACGGTGTGGATGCGGCGTTTGCCCTACCGTCGGGACCAATGAGTCTGGAGCAAGCCTGCAGCGAGGCCCCTCGCCTGTTGCGCGAGCGCGCCGCGGATATTGCGCGGGTGTGGCGCCTTGCTGCTAATCACTGACCCCCTGCGCCAACCGCTCCACCCACTGTTGCTGAAACGCTTGCAGCGCCGCACCGGGTTGCTGCAATTGCACAAACTCCAGCATTGGGTCTTGCACCGCGGTGCGCACGCCGCTTAATTCCTCCAGAGTCGCCAACCCGCAAAACGGTACGTAGGCTTCGCTGTAACCGCCTTCATGCACCAGCACCAGGCGGCCCTGGCACATACGCTCGGCTGCCTGGCGCAGGCTGCGGGTCATCAGCCGGAACGATTCGCTGTGCAGCAACATGCGCGCCAGTGGGTCGACGGCATTGGCGTCATAGCCGCAGGCGACGATGATCAGCTCTGGCTCGAAACGCTCAAGGGCGGGCAACACGATGCGTTCCATCGCATGCGCATAGGTTGCGTGACCACTGCCCGGCGGCAGCGGGATATTGATGTTGGCGCCCAGGCCAGGACCCCGGCCACGATCCTGTTCGCCGCTGTAGCCCGGTGGGTAGCAAGCGTCCTGATGCAGTGAAACCGTCAACACATCGGCGCGCTCCTCGAAGATTGATTGCGTGCCGTTACCGTGGTGCACGTCCCAGTCGATCACGGCGACTTTGCCGAGCCCGTTATGGACCTTGGCCGCTTCGATGGCAATGGCAATATTGGCGAGAAAGCAGAAGCCCATGGCGCTGTCTGCCAGGCAGTGATGCCCAGGTGGCCGGGACAGGGAATAGGCATTGTGCGCCTGGCCCTTGAGCACCGTGTCTACGGCGGCGATGGTCAAGCCCGCAGACAGTTTCGCGATCTCGTAGCTGCCCGGCCCAATCGGCGCCTGCGGGCCGAGCTCGCCGCCGCCAGCATCGCTCAGGGCCTTGAAGCGTTGCAGATAAGCGCTGCTGTGCACCCGTAGCAGGTCTGCTTCACTGGCCGGCGGTGCGCTAAGCAGGTGCAGATGACGCGTCAATCCAGACACATCCAACAAGCTTTTCAAGCGGCGTTTGGTCTCCGGGGATTCGGCATGACCGCTGCCAGCCGGCGGTTGTACCCAGCCGCCTACGGGTAATGTCAGCGCGTGCGCACCTGCGCTGTGCCACAGGCTCATTTCATCGAAGAAAAATGCGGTGGTTCGGTTCATACCGGCTCCAGTTCGGTGAGGTGGTTGGGACGGCTGGTGAGGATCATCACCAGGGAAAGCAACGTGATAACGGCAGCGCCCAGCAGCAGAAGGGTGAACCCGCCGCTGGCCTCGATCAGGCGGCCGGCAATCGCCGGGCCGATGGCCAGGCCACCGCCGATCACCAGGTTGGAGGCGTTCATGAGTTTGCCGCTGTGATCAAGATCGGCCAGGCAGGCCAGCACCAACGGCAGGATGAACGTCCAGATGAACTTGAACAGCAGCGCCGCCAGGGCAAAACGCAGCAGCGCTGGCTCGCCGAGCAAAAGCAGCACAGCCGCCACCATCAGCGCATAACCCCCGAGCAACAGCATTGCTCGGGGCAGTCGCCCGCCAATCAGCGACGCGCTCGCGGCGCCGGCAATGCCCATTACGGTTGCGATGGCGAGTACCTCACCACTGTGTTGCGGGGAAATCCCGACACTGGCGCCCAAGGCACCGATAAAGGTCCAGACACCGCCCAAGCTGATGTAAAAGGCCAGGACCGCGCCGAGCCCCAGCGCGGCTTTCCAGCGCGAGCCAGGCAATGAAGGGCCGTGGCTTGCCGGTGCCGTGGCATTGCCAGCGGGAAACGCCCGGGCCAGAGGCAGTAACAGGGTCATCAAGCCCGCAAGGATCAGGTAACAGGCGTTCAGTCCAAACCGCTCGAACAAGCCCGGCAGTACGATCAGCCCGAGTGCACCGACGACTAATTGGCCCATCACCCACAGCCCGTAGACACGGCTGGGATTGGCGGTAGTGGCGGCGCTGGCCAGGCAGAGGATCATCAATGAGCCGCCGGCCAGGGCGCTGGTACAGCGCAGCGCCAGTAACGCTGCATAGGTGTCGGCGCGCATCGACAACAGATTGGCCACGATAAACAGCAGCGCTGCAATCAGGGCCGCGGCGCGCCAGTCAACGCGCTTGAGCCACCACCAGGCAGGCAAGGTCGCCAGGCTCATCGCGCCCAGCTCCACGGAAAACAAATCGCCAATGCGTGCCGGGCTCAGTTGCCATTCGCTGGCCAACTGCGCGGCCACGGCGGGTGCGGTCATCAGGATGGTTGGGGTGATGGCGGCAAACAGCACGATTGCTGCCAGCCGTGCCTTTGCCGCAGAGGGTTGAGTAGGCATTTTCAAACTCCAGGAATGGGGATCAGAACACATGGACCAGGCGCAGCAAGGCCTCGGTCCCGGCATAGCCGTTGGAGGTAGCGACGTTTTGCGAAAGGCTGACCATCAGTTGGTTCTGGGTGTCGAGCCAATGCCCCAGTTCCAGGCCCAGTTGCGTGTAGCGTTTGTGGGTATCGTCGATACGGCGATTGTTGATGCGCAGCGCACCACCATCCGCCTGGATCAGGCGCAGTGCCCCGTAAGTGGCGGCGCTGAAGTCATAGGACGCGAAGGCTTGCAGGCGGTACAGCGGGGCTTGCTTGAGTTCGCTGCCAAAATAGTCGTCATTCCTGGCGTAAAGCTGGGCTTCGAGGTTGGCTTCCAGCACCCAGTTGTCGCCGATGCCCTGGGTGTAGTTGTAGACAAAGGTGGCGCCCCAACGGTTGGCACCCGGGGACACATCCGGGTTATGGCTGTGGTACTCACCTAGCGGCACGGTGATCAGGCTCAACAGGCCGCTGTAGGTGCGCGATGCCGGGTCGTTGATGAAAAACAGCGTGCCGCCCACTTGTGGATCGCCCAGGCCGCGCTCGCGGGTGCGCTGCTCAGTGCCGGGCAAGCGCGCCGTAATATCGGCAAATGGCAGGATGAACTGCGGCGTACACAGCGTGCCGCAGGCGTCGGTGAAATACACCTGGCGGTAGGCCAGGGCGTTGACCTTGAGGTCGGCCTTGCCGGTGCTGTCGGCGGGCCCATGGAAATCGCCGGCACGGGTGGCGGGCAGGTACACCACCCCCAGGCTGGTGCCCGGCGGTGCGCCGAAAAAGTCCCGGGCGTTAAGGTCGGCGGCCTGGCTGTCGAGGCTGAGCAGCGTGCCGCCAAGCAGCACTGTGATCTTGCATAGAGGTGAATGAATCATGGCAAGGCATCTCTTGTAAGCGGCAGCCAAAAAACGGGCAACAGCTGCCCGCGACCGTGAAAACGAGCGTGGCAAAGTCTTAAGTTGAAAGGGCGAGGATCAGTCGGGAGGGGCGTGCACCAAGTGCGCTATACGCGCCTTGTCGTTGACCCCGAGCTTGGTGTAAATGGCGCGCAGATGGTGGCGCACCGTATTGGGTGAAAGGCCAAGGTCGCGGGCCACTTGCTTATAAGTCTTGCCCTCGCCAAACCCCTGGGCCACGTCGTTCTCTCGCGGGCTCAACTGGGGCAGTGCACGGTTGAGGCGCGCCGCCAGCAGCAACTGGTCGCCCACTGCCGAAACCTGGATGTGAATGTGCTTGCCGGCATGGCCGCGTTCATCCAGTTGTACCGGCAGGGTAGGGCCGCTCCAGCGCGGCCACTCACTGAGCAAAATGTCGATAAAGCCGCGCTCGGCGCATTGCAATACGCCTCGAGGGTCGCATACGGCCAAGGCGAGGTTGCGTGGGCTGGTCAGGGTTTCACGCATGGCCACCAGCGTGCGGATCTGGTTCGCGGACACTGCCGCCACCAGATGCAACATCAGATTATTGAGCAGCAGGCAGTCATGGGTGTTGAACCTGGGCGCACCGGGTTTGCGGTACAGCGTCAGGTGGTCGCTGAGGTGGGTTTGCGGGTCGATATGGATCACGCACAGCAATTGGTCCAGGCCGTGGCGCTGCCCCAGCCAATTCAAGGCGCTGCCATTGGCCGGGTCGCGCATGTCGATGATCACGGCCTGGCCGGGTGTTGCATGAACTCGGCCGACGGTCACGTCCAGATGGCGGATCGACTGCCAGTCCGCCAGGTAGTGTGGTGGCAAATGGTACAGGTAACTGTTGTGCTCCTCCGGCACACCCTCAATCACCGCCGCGCGCCCCCACCAGGCACTGTCAAATGCCAGCAACTGGCTCAGCCGCGCCAGGGCATGGTGCTGGAAATGTTCGATGTCTTGATGTTGAGCCAGGCGCTGCAGATCCAGGGCCAGGGTACTGAAGGCCTGCAACAGGCCATTGGAATCAAGGCGACTCATAGGTATTCCTCTGTGGGACTTTTTTTGTTGTTCTCGTCACAGGGTGAAGGCCGGGACCTGGGTTCAGGGGGCAGGGCCTGGGTTGAGTATCGATGTTGCACGGCTGGACTGCCATCGTTCAGATGCAGGATGGCGCTGGTTGATGTGTGGGAAAACGCCGGGCTCGTCAGGCGCCTGACTTTGCCCCTACACTGGTCCGCCATTGGTCTTTCAAAGGATGAAACACAATGCACGCACCTGAGCCCCATATCGTGATCCAGCGCTTTACCGAGGCCCACCTTGAGGGCGTCGCCGCGCTCTACAACGAACCGGCGGTCTGCCGTCAGGTGCTGCAAATGCCTTTCCAATCGGTGGAAGCCTGGCGCAAGCGTTTGGTGATGGATAACGAGCGGCGCTTGCAGTTGGTGGCGGTACATGGCGGTGAAGTGGTTGGCCAACTGGGCCTGGAGCAGTACCTGCGCGTGCGTCAGAGCCATGTCGGTTCGTTCGGCATGGGCGTGGCGACTGCCTGGCAGGGCAAGGGCGTCGGCTCGCGGCTGTTGACCGCCGCGCTGGACGTCGCCGACAACTGGATGAACCTGCACCGCGTGGAACTGACGGTGTATGCCGACAACGAAGCCGCGCATCACCTGTATCGCAAGTTCGGCTTCGAAGTGGAGGGGCGGTTGCGCGATTACGCCCTGCGTGACGGTGCGTTTGTCGACACCCTGAGCATGGCGCGCCTGCGCAAGTCGGCTTAATCCGCTAGAGCAAACGCCACCGCCGCCTGTGCATGCAGCGCGGTGGTGTCCAGCAGCGGCAGGGCGCTGTGTTCGGGCTGGATCAACAGGCAGATTTCCGTGCAGCCGAGGATGACCGCCTGGGCGCCGCGCGCGGCGAGCGCCTGGATCACCCGCTGATACACCTGGCGCGAGGCGTCGCTGATGACCCCCACGCACAACTCTTCATAAATGATTCGGTGCACTTGCTTGCGCTCATCCGCGTCCGGTATCAGCACGGTCAGGCCCTGGGCGGCGAGACGGGATTTGAGGAAGTCCTGTTCCATGGTGAAACCGGTGCCGAGCAGACCTACCTTCAAGGTACCGGCCTCCAACGCCGCGGCCGCCGTGGCGTCGGCAATATGCAGGAATGGAATCGACACCGCCGCCTCGATACGCGGCGCCACCAGGTGCATGGTATTGGTACACAGCACCACGCACTCGGCGCCCCCTGCCTGCAAACGGCGCGCGGCGTCCTCCAGGATCAGCGCGGTATCGTCCCAGCGACCGGCGTGCTGGGC
This genomic stretch from Pseudomonas synxantha BG33R harbors:
- a CDS encoding sugar diacid recognition domain-containing protein gives rise to the protein MFELDHDLAQEIVDRTMAILPYNVNVMDSQGLILGSGEPERINTRHEGAQLVLANGRVVEIDGQTAKHLKGVQPGINLPLMHDQRLIGVLGITGEPDGLRTYAELVRMTAEMLVSHRHQQAEQQWRRQRCDDLLALLLADNGDSPRLVDEARQLGLKPHLARTPYLFELGPGQSAEALSAWLTSRYPDSWCVSPAQFSLLWCRPAAVQVDNPRLLEKLDGLGWTILRVAVGGQADGLPGLRRCYRRVGDLLAYGRDLLPQTRLLTLTRYRLPVMLWRHRNDDALDELLNPLRKVLAKDSNGQLLATLRSWCEHDGQSQACADALGIHRNSLRYRMERIAELSGVDPLTLDGMLTLYLGVQLLPQPLEAQAL
- a CDS encoding transporter — protein: MIHSPLCKITVLLGGTLLSLDSQAADLNARDFFGAPPGTSLGVVYLPATRAGDFHGPADSTGKADLKVNALAYRQVYFTDACGTLCTPQFILPFADITARLPGTEQRTRERGLGDPQVGGTLFFINDPASRTYSGLLSLITVPLGEYHSHNPDVSPGANRWGATFVYNYTQGIGDNWVLEANLEAQLYARNDDYFGSELKQAPLYRLQAFASYDFSAATYGALRLIQADGGALRINNRRIDDTHKRYTQLGLELGHWLDTQNQLMVSLSQNVATSNGYAGTEALLRLVHVF
- a CDS encoding helix-turn-helix transcriptional regulator; the encoded protein is MSRLDSNGLLQAFSTLALDLQRLAQHQDIEHFQHHALARLSQLLAFDSAWWGRAAVIEGVPEEHNSYLYHLPPHYLADWQSIRHLDVTVGRVHATPGQAVIIDMRDPANGSALNWLGQRHGLDQLLCVIHIDPQTHLSDHLTLYRKPGAPRFNTHDCLLLNNLMLHLVAAVSANQIRTLVAMRETLTSPRNLALAVCDPRGVLQCAERGFIDILLSEWPRWSGPTLPVQLDERGHAGKHIHIQVSAVGDQLLLAARLNRALPQLSPRENDVAQGFGEGKTYKQVARDLGLSPNTVRHHLRAIYTKLGVNDKARIAHLVHAPPD
- a CDS encoding glycerate kinase yields the protein MKIIIAPDSFKDSLSAAGTAQAIAEGLAQVWPDAQLVECPMADGGEGTVDAVLAACNGQLRRQTVRGPLGDEVEARWGWLADSHTAIIEMAEASGLQLVAPGQRDACSTTTYGTGELICAALDAGAQRIILAIGGSATNDGGAGAMQALGVQLFDAESQPLSPGGLALAGLARISLETLDPRLAQVRFEIAADVNNPLCGPHGASAIFGPQKGASPEQVAQLDAALDHFAHHCAQVLPKDVRDEPGSGAAGGLGFAAKAFLGAQFRPGVEVVAELVGLEHAVRGADLVITGEGRFDAQTLRGKTPFGVARIASQHGVPVIVIAGTLGDGYEQMYAHGVDAAFALPSGPMSLEQACSEAPRLLRERAADIARVWRLAANH
- a CDS encoding MFS transporter, which produces MSQSATAALASDDDKNAIYKRITLRLIPFIFICYLFNYLDRVNVGFAKLQMLDALKFSETVYGLGAGIFFIGYVLCGVPSNLALTRFGPRRWIALMMIVWGTLSTCLLFVTTPTHFYTLRLFTGAAEAGFFPGVVLYLSQWFPTFRRGRIMALFMSAIPVSGLLGSPFSGWILNHFAAGQGGLAGWQWMFLLQGIPTVILGALAYFLLSDSFAHAKWLKPHERAVLEADQATDLANKPATTSDSLAEVFKNPAIWAFGLIYFCIQSGVYAINFWLPSIIKNLGFSDNLVIGWLSAIPYLLAAVFMLLVGRSADLRKERRWHLVVPMLMGAIGLVIAVNFATTPAIAILGLTIATMGALTGLPMFWPVPTAMLSAGAAAGGLALINSMGQMAGFLSPYIVGFVKDATGSTDVALYLLAAVIVGGSVLALRMTRTLKV
- a CDS encoding LysR family transcriptional regulator — protein: MGSILDLEVFVRSADTGSLTAAARGLGLTPAAASIALKRLETRLGIRLLARSTRSMRLTEEGRRYLDSVRVALEALSEGEHAIKQQGQSLSGLLQLAAPSDFGRNVLLGWLDEFKLEHPNIRLQLLLNDSNADLFRDTVDIALRFGVPRDSSLVALPVVPGHQRIVCASPDYLARYGAPQVPADLAQHSTLRYMRRGQANSTWYFRQGTLLQEVEVSGDYLSDDGEIVRRWALAGHGIVYKANLDVARDIQAGRLVQLLPDWQGEPTPFNLMCPHRLQVSERVKVLHRFLQARCQTLLRG
- a CDS encoding SDR family oxidoreductase — encoded protein: MISSLSGKTVIVIGGSSGIGAAVAQAAIARGAHVVLAGRRLTSGIENGVRSEPVDVTDSASLQRLFETVGHFDHLVYTSGSSVRAKPLIETDLGEAQDNFNVKLWGALRAIQQALPFLNEHGSITLTSGQLGRKLAGGQFIKTGINAATEALGKQLAKELAPRRVNVISPGVIDTPAYAGLAQEQRVAMFANAGGALPVGRVGQAEDVAAGYVLAMENSFITGSIIDIDGGGQL
- a CDS encoding class II histone deacetylase, producing MNRTTAFFFDEMSLWHSAGAHALTLPVGGWVQPPAGSGHAESPETKRRLKSLLDVSGLTRHLHLLSAPPASEADLLRVHSSAYLQRFKALSDAGGGELGPQAPIGPGSYEIAKLSAGLTIAAVDTVLKGQAHNAYSLSRPPGHHCLADSAMGFCFLANIAIAIEAAKVHNGLGKVAVIDWDVHHGNGTQSIFEERADVLTVSLHQDACYPPGYSGEQDRGRGPGLGANINIPLPPGSGHATYAHAMERIVLPALERFEPELIIVACGYDANAVDPLARMLLHSESFRLMTRSLRQAAERMCQGRLVLVHEGGYSEAYVPFCGLATLEELSGVRTAVQDPMLEFVQLQQPGAALQAFQQQWVERLAQGVSD
- a CDS encoding MFS transporter — protein: MPTQPSAAKARLAAIVLFAAITPTILMTAPAVAAQLASEWQLSPARIGDLFSVELGAMSLATLPAWWWLKRVDWRAAALIAALLFIVANLLSMRADTYAALLALRCTSALAGGSLMILCLASAATTANPSRVYGLWVMGQLVVGALGLIVLPGLFERFGLNACYLILAGLMTLLLPLARAFPAGNATAPASHGPSLPGSRWKAALGLGAVLAFYISLGGVWTFIGALGASVGISPQHSGEVLAIATVMGIAGAASASLIGGRLPRAMLLLGGYALMVAAVLLLLGEPALLRFALAALLFKFIWTFILPLVLACLADLDHSGKLMNASNLVIGGGLAIGPAIAGRLIEASGGFTLLLLGAAVITLLSLVMILTSRPNHLTELEPV